The following proteins come from a genomic window of Iamia sp. SCSIO 61187:
- the panB gene encoding 3-methyl-2-oxobutanoate hydroxymethyltransferase, with product MAPTTGDGTRRRPVTAPAIRSRKVRDGADPLVMVTAYDAPGARIADAGGVDMILVGDSLAMVVLGYDDTLQVTIDDMAHHTAAVARAKPSALVVGDLPWMSYHVDRADTVRNAAQLIKAGAGAVKLEGGRKRLPMVEALVDAEIPVMGHIGLTPQSVHAMGGFKVQGRTSEAATQLVGAAKALAHAGAFAVVLEGIPDEVGRMVTDAIDVPTIGIGAGPHCDGQVLVYHDVLGIEERMAPKFVRRYADVGADSAAAIGRFADDVRTGAFPGPDESYHLSAAVAETLGLYGADG from the coding sequence ATGGCCCCCACCACCGGTGACGGCACTCGCCGTCGTCCTGTGACCGCCCCCGCGATCCGTTCCCGGAAGGTGCGCGACGGCGCCGACCCGCTCGTCATGGTCACCGCCTACGACGCCCCCGGCGCTCGCATCGCCGACGCCGGCGGCGTCGACATGATCCTGGTCGGCGACAGCCTGGCCATGGTCGTGCTCGGCTACGACGACACCCTCCAGGTCACCATCGACGACATGGCCCACCACACCGCGGCCGTGGCCCGGGCCAAGCCGTCGGCCCTGGTCGTGGGCGACCTGCCGTGGATGAGCTACCACGTCGACCGGGCCGACACGGTGCGCAACGCGGCCCAGCTGATCAAGGCCGGCGCCGGCGCGGTCAAGCTCGAGGGCGGCCGCAAGCGGCTGCCCATGGTCGAGGCCCTGGTCGACGCCGAGATCCCGGTGATGGGCCACATCGGCCTCACCCCGCAGTCGGTGCACGCCATGGGCGGGTTCAAGGTCCAGGGCCGCACCAGCGAGGCCGCGACCCAGCTGGTCGGGGCGGCCAAGGCCCTCGCCCACGCCGGCGCCTTCGCCGTGGTGCTCGAGGGCATCCCCGACGAGGTCGGCCGGATGGTCACCGACGCCATCGATGTCCCCACCATCGGCATCGGCGCCGGCCCGCACTGCGACGGCCAGGTCCTCGTGTACCACGACGTCCTCGGCATCGAGGAGCGCATGGCGCCCAAGTTCGTGCGCCGCTACGCCGACGTCGGCGCCGACTCCGCCGCCGCCATCGGCCGCTTCGCCGACGACGTCCGCACCGGCGCCTTCCCCGGCCCGGACGAGAGCTACCACCTCTCCGCCGCGGTGGCCGAGACCCTGGGCCTCTACGGCGCCGACGGCTGA
- a CDS encoding transglycosylase domain-containing protein gives MLRNRPIPAHNLKTTRSGEVRRRNIFWRWRRLFYLATLMAIVAVTGAGFVVSRVELPTEPPVEAQTTFICTSEVLPGQCDEDNAAATLHGEEDRVNVRLEQMPDVLIDAVVAAEDRDFFEHGGVDPLGIARAAYTDIMGNSASRQGGSTITQQYVKNVYLTDERTLTRKIREAVMAIKLEQEISKEQILENYLNTIYFGRGAYGVQAASQVYFNKDVGDLVLADAALLAGLIRSPHRAEPYTDPEEAKRRRRTVLDAMLEEDKITRDERDEADAVEMNLFGGVIPYEASNSVEVDPLVSQVQGDYFIEYVRAQLAERYGDDTVFGGGLRVYTTLDRTMQGHALTAVTETLNQPGDPVGSLVAIDDAGQVRAMVGGTDFATQKVNLAVGTEGGGSGRQAGSTFKAFALAEAMRQGYSVESLIHSPSSAVFPGANGGADWLVGGGCCGGVTTLTEATARSANTAYAEMMIELGPQAVIDMAHDLGVTAEFPEPFPSLVLGAGDVSVLDMAASYSTFANQGTRIDPRVITRVEDAQGNVIEEFGAQRTQVLDVDQASRVTHALQQVIDHGTGEDADFGRPAAGKTGTTQDNRDAWFVGYTPTLTAAFWMGYPEGNRPMEQLRGETVSGSTFPARIWRRFMELATADTPVAEFPEPADLEFGWPWDVELQESYVPASGSGSGSTGGGTGGTGGGTGTVPSTEPEVTDTAPAEVEPTEPVVPTDPVVPEGAGGDGDLAAPDG, from the coding sequence ATGCTCCGCAACCGACCCATCCCGGCCCACAACCTGAAGACGACGCGCTCGGGCGAGGTCAGGCGGCGCAACATCTTCTGGCGGTGGCGCCGGCTGTTCTACCTGGCCACCCTGATGGCCATCGTCGCCGTCACCGGCGCCGGCTTCGTCGTGTCCCGGGTCGAGCTGCCCACCGAGCCGCCGGTCGAGGCCCAGACGACCTTCATCTGCACCTCCGAGGTGCTGCCCGGGCAGTGCGACGAGGACAACGCCGCCGCCACCCTCCACGGCGAGGAGGACCGGGTCAACGTGCGGCTCGAGCAGATGCCCGACGTGCTCATCGACGCCGTCGTGGCCGCCGAGGACAGGGACTTCTTCGAGCACGGCGGCGTGGACCCGCTCGGCATCGCCCGGGCCGCCTACACCGACATCATGGGCAACTCGGCGTCGCGCCAGGGCGGCTCGACCATCACCCAGCAGTACGTCAAGAACGTCTACCTGACCGACGAGCGGACCCTCACGCGGAAGATCCGCGAGGCCGTCATGGCGATCAAGCTGGAGCAGGAGATCTCCAAGGAGCAGATCCTCGAGAACTACCTGAACACCATCTACTTCGGCCGCGGCGCCTACGGCGTCCAGGCCGCCAGCCAGGTGTACTTCAACAAGGACGTGGGCGACCTCGTCCTGGCCGACGCCGCCCTGCTGGCCGGGCTCATCCGCTCCCCGCACCGGGCCGAGCCCTACACCGACCCGGAGGAGGCCAAGCGCCGCCGCCGCACCGTCCTCGACGCCATGCTCGAGGAGGACAAGATCACCCGGGACGAGCGCGACGAGGCCGACGCCGTCGAGATGAACCTCTTCGGCGGGGTGATCCCCTACGAGGCGTCCAACAGCGTCGAGGTCGACCCCCTCGTGTCGCAGGTGCAGGGCGACTACTTCATCGAGTACGTCCGGGCCCAGCTGGCCGAGCGCTACGGCGACGACACCGTCTTCGGCGGTGGTCTGCGGGTGTACACGACCCTCGACCGCACCATGCAGGGCCACGCCCTCACGGCGGTGACCGAGACGCTGAACCAGCCCGGCGACCCGGTGGGGTCGCTCGTGGCCATCGACGACGCCGGCCAGGTCCGGGCCATGGTCGGCGGCACCGACTTCGCCACCCAGAAGGTCAACCTCGCCGTCGGGACCGAGGGCGGCGGCAGCGGTCGCCAGGCGGGGTCGACGTTCAAGGCCTTCGCCCTGGCCGAGGCCATGCGGCAGGGCTACTCGGTCGAGTCGCTCATCCACTCGCCCTCGAGCGCGGTGTTCCCCGGTGCGAACGGCGGGGCCGATTGGCTGGTGGGCGGCGGCTGCTGCGGTGGCGTGACCACCCTGACCGAGGCCACCGCCCGCTCGGCCAACACGGCCTACGCCGAGATGATGATCGAGCTGGGACCCCAGGCGGTGATCGACATGGCCCACGACCTGGGCGTCACCGCCGAGTTCCCCGAACCCTTCCCGTCCCTCGTGCTGGGGGCCGGCGACGTCTCGGTGCTCGACATGGCCGCCTCCTACTCCACCTTCGCCAACCAGGGCACCCGCATCGACCCCCGGGTCATCACCCGGGTCGAGGACGCCCAGGGCAACGTCATCGAGGAGTTCGGCGCCCAGCGCACCCAGGTCCTCGACGTCGACCAGGCGTCCCGGGTCACCCACGCCCTCCAGCAGGTGATCGACCACGGCACCGGCGAGGACGCCGACTTCGGCCGACCCGCGGCGGGCAAGACCGGCACCACCCAGGACAACCGCGACGCCTGGTTCGTGGGCTACACGCCGACGCTCACGGCCGCCTTCTGGATGGGCTACCCGGAGGGCAACCGGCCCATGGAGCAGCTGCGCGGCGAGACCGTGTCCGGGAGCACGTTCCCGGCCCGGATCTGGCGGCGCTTCATGGAGCTGGCCACCGCCGACACCCCCGTCGCCGAGTTCCCCGAGCCCGCCGACCTCGAGTTCGGCTGGCCGTGGGACGTCGAGCTGCAGGAGTCCTACGTGCCCGCGTCGGGGTCCGGCTCGGGGTCGACCGGGGGCGGCACCGGCGGCACGGGTGGGGGCACGGGGACGGTGCCGAGCACCGAGCCCGAGGTCACCGACACGGCGCCGGCCGAGGTGGAGCCCACCGAGCCGGTCGTGCCGACCGACCCGGTCGTGCCCGAGGGCGCCGGGGGCGACGGCGACCTGGCCGCGCCCGACGGCTAG
- a CDS encoding DUF5318 family protein, translating into MPFRPDEMRGSGSGGGQIDYRLARRHLIAEHRRGRLARTDICDAHPELMRAAREVGDATQVDCPICEEEKLHLVSYVFGPRLPAFGRCITKRSELQALARRSGTFTCYVVEVCPGCGWNHLARTWVLGRGDAARRAAP; encoded by the coding sequence GTGCCCTTCCGCCCCGACGAGATGCGCGGGTCGGGATCGGGCGGTGGCCAGATCGACTACCGCCTGGCCCGCCGCCACCTGATCGCCGAGCACCGTCGCGGCCGCCTGGCCCGCACCGACATCTGCGACGCCCACCCCGAGCTGATGCGCGCCGCGCGCGAGGTCGGCGACGCCACCCAGGTCGACTGCCCGATCTGCGAGGAGGAGAAGCTCCACCTCGTCAGCTACGTGTTCGGGCCCCGCCTCCCGGCGTTCGGGCGGTGCATCACCAAGCGGTCCGAGCTGCAGGCCCTCGCCCGCCGGTCCGGGACCTTCACCTGCTACGTGGTGGAGGTCTGCCCCGGGTGCGGGTGGAACCACCTGGCCCGGACGTGGGTCCTCGGCCGGGGCGACGCCGCCCGCCGCGCCGCCCCCTGA
- a CDS encoding class I SAM-dependent methyltransferase, producing the protein MTDAPPGRAWSRPTAAGPDGQTLPTDVATYGPGLPTEAELRLLGSLEGKRVLDLGCGAGHAAVAFARAGAKVIAVDPSADQLDMARDAADRAGVKVELVQAGPAELAFVRGDGIDLAWSAYALAEAPDLDRVFRQVHRVLRHEAPIVFALPHPAFTMFVAGRQSLEGSTGSPPVPRRTYHDATPYTVDRGGDRVTDTPRTISTLFTSLTRIGFRVDHLLEPPAQRDQVPAGAWVEAMAWVPPTLVLRARKQGI; encoded by the coding sequence ATGACCGACGCCCCCCCTGGCCGCGCCTGGTCGCGCCCGACCGCGGCCGGCCCCGACGGCCAGACGCTCCCCACCGACGTGGCCACCTACGGCCCCGGCCTCCCCACGGAGGCCGAGCTCCGCCTCCTCGGCTCCCTCGAGGGCAAGCGGGTCCTCGACCTCGGGTGCGGGGCCGGCCACGCCGCCGTCGCCTTCGCCCGGGCCGGGGCCAAGGTCATCGCCGTCGACCCCTCGGCCGACCAGCTCGACATGGCCCGCGACGCCGCCGACCGGGCCGGGGTGAAGGTCGAGCTGGTGCAGGCCGGCCCGGCCGAGCTGGCCTTCGTGCGCGGCGACGGCATCGACCTGGCCTGGTCGGCCTACGCCCTGGCCGAGGCGCCGGACCTGGACCGGGTGTTCCGCCAGGTGCACCGGGTGCTCCGCCACGAGGCCCCGATCGTCTTCGCCCTTCCGCACCCGGCGTTCACCATGTTCGTGGCCGGGCGCCAGAGCCTGGAGGGATCGACGGGGTCGCCGCCGGTGCCCCGGCGGACCTACCACGACGCCACGCCGTACACCGTCGACCGGGGGGGCGACCGGGTCACCGACACGCCCCGCACCATCTCGACCCTGTTCACCTCGCTCACCCGCATCGGGTTCCGGGTCGACCACCTGCTCGAGCCGCCGGCGCAGCGCGACCAGGTCCCCGCAGGGGCGTGGGTCGAGGCCATGGCCTGGGTGCCGCCGACGCTCGTCCTGCGGGCCCGCAAGCAGGGCATCTGA
- a CDS encoding type II toxin-antitoxin system death-on-curing family toxin: MIHLTIEEVLHIASRVLGGEVPVRDLGLIESAVARPQATVFGEDAYPSIHEKAAALLHSIVQNHALVDGNKRLGLAATSVFYAVNGHRMVGTNDEAYNLVIAVARGELREIADIAPRLAALVEDVR, translated from the coding sequence GTGATCCACCTCACCATCGAGGAGGTCTTGCACATAGCGTCCCGGGTCCTGGGCGGGGAGGTGCCGGTGCGAGACCTCGGTCTCATCGAGTCTGCCGTCGCTCGGCCGCAGGCGACCGTGTTCGGTGAGGACGCCTACCCCAGCATCCACGAGAAGGCGGCCGCCCTCCTCCACTCGATCGTGCAGAACCACGCCTTGGTCGATGGCAACAAGCGGCTCGGCCTGGCCGCCACCAGCGTCTTCTACGCCGTCAACGGCCACCGAATGGTCGGGACGAACGACGAGGCCTACAACCTGGTGATCGCCGTCGCCCGGGGCGAGCTCCGCGAGATCGCCGACATTGCACCCCGCCTTGCAGCTCTCGTCGAGGACGTGCGCTGA
- a CDS encoding ribbon-helix-helix protein, CopG family: MTLRLTDDETAALRRQAEREQRSMQDFAREAIREHIARRSRGDLIDAAIDDTLERYADALERLGR, from the coding sequence ATGACCCTGCGCCTGACCGACGACGAGACCGCGGCCCTGCGCCGCCAGGCCGAGCGCGAGCAGCGATCCATGCAGGACTTCGCGCGCGAGGCGATCCGGGAGCACATCGCGCGACGATCCCGTGGCGACCTGATCGACGCCGCCATCGACGACACCCTCGAGCGGTACGCCGATGCCTTGGAGCGCTTGGGTCGGTGA
- a CDS encoding acetolactate synthase large subunit: MNGAQALIRTLVSCGVDVCFTNPGTSEMHFVAALDDVPEMRGILGLFEGVVTGAADGYARVAGKPAATLLHLGPGLANGWANLHNARRAHTPIVNIVGDHALPHKQLDAPLESDIEAVARAVSGWVRTSTGSESVAADAADAVTASREGRGQVATLILPADVSWSEARGPAEPTAPAAAGAPLPHRIEAVAAALRDGQPAGFLVGGRVVSDEAGLVAAARAAAGSGAKLLCETFPARLARGAGLPPIDRLGYLAEFAEMQLAGLRHLVVVDTKEPVSFFAYPGKASVLVPDGCQVHHIDEGGVDPVAALVALADALGAPAEVERQAAVRPDAPTGELTAQTMSEALGHLLPEGAIVSDEGNTAGLFVAGATAGCPRHDWLTLTGGSIGQGMPVATGAAVAAGDRKVINLQADGSALYTIQALWTQAREGLDVTTILLNNQSYAILNMELQRVGATDPGPAALSMLDLTNPTTDFCAVAQGLGVPAERATDAEGFTAALERALAIPGPALVEAMLPPTL, translated from the coding sequence GTGAACGGAGCCCAGGCCCTCATCCGCACGCTCGTGAGCTGCGGCGTCGACGTCTGCTTCACCAACCCGGGGACGTCGGAGATGCACTTCGTCGCCGCCCTCGACGACGTCCCCGAGATGCGCGGCATCCTCGGCCTGTTCGAGGGCGTGGTCACCGGCGCGGCCGACGGCTACGCCCGGGTCGCGGGCAAGCCCGCCGCCACCCTGCTCCACCTCGGACCGGGCCTGGCCAACGGCTGGGCCAACCTCCACAACGCCCGTCGGGCCCACACGCCGATCGTCAACATCGTCGGCGACCACGCCTTGCCCCACAAGCAGCTCGACGCTCCGCTGGAGAGCGACATCGAGGCCGTCGCCCGGGCCGTGTCGGGGTGGGTCCGCACCTCGACCGGCAGCGAGAGCGTGGCCGCCGACGCCGCCGACGCCGTCACCGCCAGCCGGGAGGGCCGGGGCCAGGTGGCCACCCTGATCCTCCCCGCCGACGTGTCCTGGTCCGAGGCCCGAGGGCCGGCCGAGCCCACCGCCCCCGCGGCCGCCGGCGCGCCCCTGCCCCACCGCATCGAGGCCGTCGCCGCCGCCCTCCGGGACGGCCAGCCCGCCGGGTTCCTCGTCGGCGGCCGGGTGGTCAGCGACGAGGCCGGGCTGGTGGCCGCGGCCCGGGCCGCAGCGGGCAGCGGCGCCAAGCTGCTGTGCGAGACGTTCCCGGCCCGGCTGGCCCGTGGCGCCGGCCTGCCACCGATCGACCGGCTGGGCTACTTGGCCGAGTTCGCCGAGATGCAGCTGGCCGGGCTCCGCCACCTGGTGGTGGTGGACACCAAGGAGCCGGTGTCGTTCTTCGCCTACCCCGGCAAGGCCAGCGTCCTGGTGCCCGACGGCTGCCAGGTCCACCACATCGACGAGGGCGGCGTCGACCCCGTGGCCGCCCTCGTCGCCCTGGCCGACGCCCTCGGCGCCCCCGCCGAGGTCGAGCGCCAGGCTGCCGTCCGCCCCGACGCCCCGACCGGCGAGCTCACCGCCCAGACCATGTCCGAGGCCCTGGGCCACCTGCTGCCCGAGGGCGCCATCGTCTCCGACGAGGGCAACACCGCCGGCCTGTTCGTGGCGGGGGCCACGGCCGGCTGCCCCCGCCACGACTGGCTGACCCTCACCGGGGGCTCGATCGGCCAGGGCATGCCCGTCGCCACCGGCGCGGCGGTGGCCGCCGGCGACCGCAAGGTGATCAACCTCCAGGCCGACGGCTCGGCGCTGTACACGATCCAGGCGTTGTGGACCCAGGCCCGCGAGGGCCTCGACGTCACCACGATCCTGCTCAACAACCAGAGCTACGCCATCTTGAACATGGAGCTCCAGCGGGTCGGCGCCACCGACCCGGGCCCGGCCGCCCTGTCGATGCTCGACCTCACCAACCCGACCACCGACTTCTGCGCCGTGGCCCAGGGCCTGGGCGTCCCCGCCGAGCGGGCCACCGACGCCGAGGGCTTCACCGCCGCCCTCGAGCGGGCCCTGGCCATCCCCGGCCCCGCCCTCGTCGAGGCCATGCTCCCGCCGACCCTGTAA
- a CDS encoding FAD-binding oxidoreductase, with protein MAATTSDTDVLLADLAGVVGADHITSGDAIGEDDTHDEALTATWVTPSAVVRPGTTAEVVEVLRRCDDARVPVTARGSGTGLSGAAIPVEGGVVVAFDRMRAILEIDTENHMAVVQPGITLAELDEALAPHGLVYPVFPGENSASLGGNVNTNAGGMRAVKYGVTRHHVLGLEAVLPSGEVIRTGGKVVKATSGYDLTQLIVGSEGTLALVTEVTLKLHPRMPHSATVLAPFATLDEVTRVVPEVVRSGVGPMILEYIDLMTMAAATAFVGLDLGIPQDIKDTALAYLVIVVEARTEERVEEDTALVAEMMGGAGALDVYVLPPSAGAGLIDAREKAFWVAKANGADDILDVVVPRASIPEYLSRVSEIASSSGSWIAGCGHAGDGNVHLSIFQADADVRRETLRQVFQAGMDVGGAISGEHGIGTEKQHLFLELEDPAKIALMRRIKAAFDPHGTLNPGTLLDVEPG; from the coding sequence ATGGCTGCCACCACCTCCGACACCGACGTGCTGCTGGCCGATCTGGCCGGCGTCGTCGGGGCCGACCACATCACCAGCGGCGATGCCATCGGCGAGGACGACACCCACGACGAGGCCCTCACCGCGACCTGGGTGACCCCGTCGGCGGTGGTGCGCCCGGGGACGACGGCCGAGGTCGTCGAGGTCCTGCGCCGCTGCGACGACGCCCGGGTGCCGGTGACGGCGCGGGGGTCGGGCACCGGGCTGTCGGGTGCCGCCATCCCCGTCGAGGGCGGCGTGGTCGTGGCCTTCGACCGGATGCGGGCGATCCTCGAGATCGACACCGAGAACCACATGGCCGTGGTCCAGCCCGGCATCACCCTGGCCGAGCTGGACGAGGCCCTGGCGCCCCACGGCCTGGTGTACCCGGTGTTCCCCGGCGAGAACAGCGCCAGCCTGGGCGGCAACGTCAACACCAACGCCGGGGGCATGCGGGCCGTGAAGTACGGCGTCACCCGCCACCACGTCCTCGGGCTGGAGGCCGTCCTCCCCTCGGGCGAGGTGATCCGCACCGGCGGGAAGGTCGTCAAGGCCACCTCCGGCTACGACCTGACCCAGCTGATCGTCGGCTCGGAGGGCACCCTCGCCCTGGTCACCGAGGTGACGCTCAAGCTCCACCCCCGGATGCCCCACTCGGCCACGGTGCTGGCGCCCTTCGCCACCCTCGACGAGGTCACCCGCGTCGTCCCCGAGGTCGTGCGCAGCGGCGTCGGGCCCATGATCCTCGAGTACATCGACCTGATGACGATGGCCGCGGCCACCGCCTTCGTCGGCCTCGACCTGGGCATCCCCCAGGACATCAAGGACACCGCCCTCGCCTACCTCGTGATCGTGGTGGAGGCGCGCACCGAGGAGCGGGTCGAGGAGGACACGGCGCTCGTCGCCGAGATGATGGGCGGGGCCGGTGCCCTGGACGTCTACGTGCTGCCCCCGTCGGCCGGCGCCGGGCTCATCGACGCCCGCGAGAAGGCGTTCTGGGTGGCCAAGGCCAACGGGGCCGACGACATCCTCGACGTGGTGGTCCCCCGGGCCAGCATCCCCGAGTACCTGAGCCGGGTGTCGGAGATCGCGTCGAGCAGCGGGTCGTGGATCGCCGGCTGCGGCCACGCCGGTGACGGCAACGTCCACCTGTCGATCTTCCAGGCCGACGCCGACGTGCGCCGCGAGACGCTCCGCCAGGTCTTCCAGGCCGGCATGGACGTCGGGGGCGCCATCTCGGGCGAGCACGGCATCGGCACCGAGAAGCAGCACCTGTTCCTCGAACTGGAGGATCCGGCCAAGATCGCCCTCATGCGGCGGATCAAGGCCGCCTTCGACCCCCACGGCACGCTGAACCCCGGAACGTTGCTCGACGTCGAGCCGGGCTGA
- a CDS encoding RNA polymerase sigma factor yields the protein MVEVEPTAAPPRADIDDVFRACQRDLLRTVVPLTGGDRAAAEDIVGEAFARAQREWHRVGGYDRPDLWLRRVALNLAISTHRTRARRRARPLAPTPEATLDDASVEVLDAVRSLPERQAQVVVLVYFAGETVASAARVLGIAEPTARTHHTRALAALASTLADEEDR from the coding sequence ATGGTCGAGGTCGAACCCACCGCCGCTCCGCCCCGTGCGGACATCGACGACGTCTTCCGGGCGTGCCAGCGCGACCTGCTGCGCACCGTCGTCCCCCTGACCGGAGGGGATCGGGCGGCGGCCGAGGACATCGTCGGCGAGGCCTTCGCCCGGGCCCAGCGCGAGTGGCACCGGGTCGGGGGTTACGACCGGCCCGACCTGTGGCTGCGTCGCGTGGCTCTCAACCTGGCGATCAGCACCCATCGCACCCGCGCCCGCCGGCGGGCACGGCCGCTCGCTCCGACCCCCGAGGCGACGCTCGACGACGCCTCGGTCGAGGTGCTCGATGCCGTCCGCTCGCTGCCCGAGCGCCAGGCCCAGGTCGTGGTGCTCGTGTACTTCGCCGGCGAGACGGTGGCCAGCGCGGCGCGGGTCCTGGGCATCGCCGAGCCCACCGCCCGCACCCACCACACCCGCGCCCTGGCCGCCCTGGCCTCGACGCTCGCCGACGAGGAGGACCGCTGA
- a CDS encoding CCA tRNA nucleotidyltransferase translates to MPDRFQATLDEVRPLADAFVAAGHRLYLVGGVVRDHFLGVERRGADDLDLTTDARPDEILAVVGPLAQAVWEQGARFGTIGCKIGGRLYEITTHRAEAYSDDSRKPQVVFSDSVTDDLARRDFTVNSMALEVGIAEPRLVDPHGGAADLAAGILRTPLTPEESFSDDPLRMMRAARFIAGYGLTPTDELVAAVEAMAPRLEIVSAERIRDELDKLIVVDDPAAGLWFLNDTGLAEQFLPELPAMRLEMDPIHRHKDVLAHTIAVVGKVSAVDDEGQPNRITRLAALFHDVGKPKTRSFDKGSGVSFHHHEVVGARMTRERMQALRYSKDDIEAVSQLVFLHLRFHTYRLGWTDAAVRRFVRDAGPLLPQLIELTRCDCTTRNQRKARTLAARMDELEERIAVLEAEEELKAIRPDLDGQAVMDRLGVPPGPIVGQALAFLLELRMEEGPLDPDEAGARLDTWWSEQRDARP, encoded by the coding sequence ATCCCCGACCGCTTCCAGGCGACCCTCGACGAGGTGCGGCCGCTGGCCGACGCCTTCGTCGCCGCCGGTCACCGCCTGTACCTGGTCGGCGGGGTGGTCCGGGACCACTTCCTCGGCGTCGAGCGCCGCGGGGCCGACGATCTCGACCTCACCACCGATGCCCGCCCCGACGAGATCCTCGCCGTGGTCGGACCCCTGGCCCAGGCCGTCTGGGAGCAGGGCGCCCGCTTCGGCACGATCGGCTGCAAGATCGGCGGCCGGCTCTACGAGATCACCACCCACCGGGCCGAGGCCTACAGCGACGACAGCCGCAAGCCGCAGGTGGTGTTCTCCGACTCGGTCACCGACGACCTGGCCCGCCGCGACTTCACCGTGAACTCCATGGCGCTCGAGGTGGGCATCGCCGAGCCCCGCCTGGTCGACCCCCACGGCGGCGCCGCCGACCTGGCCGCCGGGATCCTCCGCACGCCGCTCACCCCCGAGGAGTCGTTCTCCGACGACCCCCTGCGGATGATGCGGGCGGCGCGCTTCATCGCCGGCTACGGCCTGACCCCGACCGACGAGCTGGTCGCCGCCGTCGAGGCCATGGCCCCCCGGCTCGAGATCGTCTCGGCCGAGCGGATCCGCGACGAGCTCGACAAGCTCATCGTCGTCGACGATCCCGCCGCCGGGCTGTGGTTCCTGAACGACACCGGTCTGGCCGAGCAGTTCCTGCCCGAGCTGCCCGCCATGCGGCTGGAGATGGACCCCATCCACCGCCACAAGGACGTCCTGGCCCACACCATCGCGGTGGTCGGCAAGGTCAGCGCCGTCGACGACGAGGGCCAGCCCAACCGCATCACCCGCCTCGCCGCCCTCTTCCACGACGTGGGCAAGCCCAAGACCCGCTCGTTCGACAAGGGGAGCGGGGTCAGCTTCCACCACCACGAGGTGGTCGGCGCCCGCATGACCCGGGAGCGGATGCAGGCCCTGCGCTACAGCAAGGACGACATCGAGGCCGTCAGCCAGCTGGTGTTCCTGCACCTGCGGTTCCACACCTACCGGCTGGGGTGGACCGACGCCGCCGTGCGCCGGTTCGTCCGCGACGCCGGGCCCCTCCTGCCCCAGCTCATCGAGCTGACCCGCTGCGACTGCACGACGCGCAACCAGCGCAAGGCCCGCACCCTCGCCGCCCGCATGGACGAGCTCGAGGAGCGCATCGCCGTCCTCGAGGCCGAGGAGGAGCTGAAGGCGATCCGGCCCGACCTCGACGGCCAGGCGGTCATGGACCGCCTCGGCGTCCCGCCCGGCCCGATCGTGGGCCAGGCCCTGGCGTTCCTCCTCGAGCTCCGCATGGAGGAGGGCCCCCTCGACCCCGACGAGGCCGGCGCCCGCCTCGACACCTGGTGGTCGGAGCAGCGGGATGCACGCCCGTAG
- a CDS encoding helix-turn-helix domain-containing protein translates to MEDGPVPPPTVALLEDPERVRLALSPLRRELLERFRQPASASQVAAALDLPRQRVGHHVRALEAAGLLELVEERPRRGCTERILRARADAFVVDPSVLGAGPTSDDRHAAEHLMTAATGVVRDVSRMQAAAAEEGTRLLAFTLEAEVAFAAPADVPRFTDRLAEAVAAVVAEFHDPDGRPYRVVAGGHPAPAPVPAPASRPPEETP, encoded by the coding sequence TTGGAGGATGGGCCCGTTCCGCCGCCCACCGTCGCCCTGCTCGAGGACCCCGAGCGGGTGCGGCTCGCCCTCTCCCCCCTCCGACGGGAGCTCCTCGAGCGGTTCCGCCAGCCCGCCTCGGCCAGCCAGGTCGCAGCCGCCCTCGACCTCCCCCGCCAGCGCGTCGGCCACCACGTGCGGGCCCTCGAGGCCGCGGGCCTGCTCGAGCTGGTCGAGGAGCGCCCCCGCCGGGGCTGCACCGAGCGCATCCTCCGGGCCCGGGCCGACGCCTTCGTGGTCGACCCGTCGGTCCTCGGCGCTGGCCCGACCTCCGACGACCGCCACGCCGCCGAGCACCTCATGACGGCCGCCACCGGCGTGGTGCGCGACGTGAGCCGGATGCAGGCCGCCGCCGCCGAGGAGGGCACGCGCCTCTTGGCCTTCACCCTCGAGGCCGAGGTCGCGTTCGCCGCCCCCGCCGACGTCCCCCGCTTCACCGACCGCCTGGCCGAGGCCGTCGCCGCCGTCGTCGCCGAGTTCCACGACCCCGACGGCCGGCCCTACCGCGTGGTCGCCGGCGGGCACCCCGCACCTGCCCCTGTCCCTGCCCCCGCGTCCCGCCCCCCCGAGGAGACCCCGTGA